ATGTGGAAGGACGACGCCTGGTCGTGCCCGTCCTGCGGCGGTGTCATGCAGCGGCCGGGCGACGACTGGTTCTGCGGTGAGTGCGGGTTCCGCCGGCCCACGCCGAGCTGGGCGCTGTCCGGGGACCACGTCATCGATCCGCACGGCTCCGCGTGGCCGATCCACCTCCAGTTGCCGGGCCGCGCCAACAAGGCCAACGCCGCCTCCTCGGCCGCGGTGGCCGCCGTGTTCGGGGTGCCGCCGCAGGTCGCGCTGGAGCGGATGTACCAGGTGCAGGCCGTCGCCGGACGCTACGACGTCGTCCAGTTCCAGGGCCGTGACCTGCGGCTGCTGCTCGCGAAGAACCCGGCGGGCTGGCTCGAGACGTTCAGCCTGATCGATCCGCCGCCGACCCCGGTGATCCTCTCGGTGAACGCGCGCGGCGCCGACGGCACCGACACCTCCTGGCTGTGGGACGTCGACTACACGCGCCTGAGCGGCCACCCGATCTTCGTCGTCGGTGACCGCAAGCTGGACCTCGCGGTGCGTCTTGAGGTCGCCAACCAGCACTTCCAGGTGTGCGAGAACCTCGACCAGGCCGTGCAGTCGGCGCCGCCGGGCCGGATCGAGGTCATCGCGAACTACACCGCGTTCCAGGACCTGCGCCGCCGCGTCGGCAACTGACCACGAAGGGCGTTTCCATGAGCGACAACCAACTGCGGCTGGTGTGGATCTACCCGGACCTGCTGAGCACCTACGGCGACCAGGGCAACGCCCTCGTCGTCGAGCGCCGGGCACGGCAGCGCGGCCTCGACGTGGCGCGGCTCGACGTGCGCAGCGACCAGCCCATCCCGACCTCCGGCGACATCTACCTGATCGGCGGCGGCGAGGACCGGCCGCAGCGGCTCGCGGCGGAGCGGCTGCGCCGTGACGCGCATCTGTACCAGGCGGTGAACAACGGCGCGATCGTGTTCGCGGTCTGCGCCGGCTACCAGATCCTGGGCCACGAGTTCGTCAACGACCTCGGGCAGCGCGAGCCCGGTCTGGGCCTGCTGGA
The Streptomyces sp. NBC_01485 genome window above contains:
- a CDS encoding MurT ligase domain-containing protein → MAGNSDPLTPRAKIAVTAGKAVAAASRAAGRGSGSVIGGRVALKLDPDLLARLAQNLDVILVSATNGKTTTTRLIAEALHAAGPVVSNALGANMPAGITSALAGGSDARYGVIEVDEKYLAGVARDTAPKCIALLNLSRDQLDRAAETRMLAENWREGLAGSKAVVIANADDPLVVWAASSSPNVIWVAAGQMWKDDAWSCPSCGGVMQRPGDDWFCGECGFRRPTPSWALSGDHVIDPHGSAWPIHLQLPGRANKANAASSAAVAAVFGVPPQVALERMYQVQAVAGRYDVVQFQGRDLRLLLAKNPAGWLETFSLIDPPPTPVILSVNARGADGTDTSWLWDVDYTRLSGHPIFVVGDRKLDLAVRLEVANQHFQVCENLDQAVQSAPPGRIEVIANYTAFQDLRRRVGN